One Candidatus Eisenbacteria bacterium genomic window carries:
- a CDS encoding TPM domain-containing protein, which produces MRLPRALARPWWTRALALAALLVLAPPSRAAETGRAGIPAYSGYVNDEAGVLSEPRRAQLEAFLDQFHRKTGAQFALLTVRTTDPEEPDAYKVRVFESWGIGAKDRDDGLLLLLALKERRIVFETGYGLEGTLPDGWQATMLRDLAVPRFREGDYEGGVTAAVLAAAQRVAAEKGVTLEWDGKELRYSRARSGKLPSWVALLVLLVVLQIVFIVVRSSRRRGGRGRSRSNWDDWFWGGGGFGGGLGGGFGGGFGGGSGGGGGSFGGFGGGGSGGGGGGASW; this is translated from the coding sequence ATGAGGCTCCCGCGCGCGCTCGCGCGCCCGTGGTGGACCCGCGCCCTGGCGCTGGCCGCCCTCCTCGTCCTCGCGCCCCCCTCGCGGGCCGCCGAAACCGGGCGCGCCGGGATTCCGGCCTACTCGGGCTACGTCAACGACGAAGCCGGCGTGCTCAGCGAGCCGCGGCGCGCGCAGCTCGAGGCGTTCCTCGATCAGTTTCACCGGAAGACCGGCGCGCAGTTCGCGCTGCTCACGGTCCGGACGACCGACCCGGAGGAGCCCGACGCCTACAAGGTGCGGGTCTTCGAGAGCTGGGGCATCGGCGCGAAGGATCGCGACGACGGCCTGCTGCTGCTGCTGGCGCTGAAGGAGCGGCGCATCGTCTTCGAGACCGGTTACGGGCTCGAGGGCACGCTGCCCGACGGCTGGCAGGCGACGATGCTGCGCGACCTCGCCGTGCCGCGCTTCCGCGAGGGCGACTACGAGGGAGGCGTCACCGCCGCGGTGCTGGCGGCCGCGCAGCGGGTCGCCGCCGAGAAGGGCGTCACACTCGAGTGGGACGGCAAGGAGCTGCGCTACTCGCGGGCGCGCTCGGGCAAGCTGCCCTCCTGGGTCGCGCTGCTGGTCCTGCTCGTGGTCCTGCAGATCGTCTTCATCGTCGTGCGCTCCTCGCGCAGGCGCGGCGGCCGCGGCCGCAGCCGCAGCAACTGGGACGACTGGTTCTGGGGCGGCGGCGGTTTCGGGGGTGGCCTCGGCGGCGGATTCGGCGGCGGATTCGGGGGCGGCTCGGGCGGCGGCGGCGGGTCGTTCGGCGGATTCGGCGGCGGCGGCAGTGGCGGCGGCGGCGGCGGGGCAAGCTGGTGA
- a CDS encoding response regulator, translated as MNAPGPGTRRAADPAEGEIARGLVEALRRALEPDAPARARAVARGIAQVLGLEGLDQALHELGREVVGERPTDLAHVEARLTRLADEAEAAQSTQPLLAAETELQALARALRDTEWAGEGADAVPVYAVADVLTGLPLEPDADLGRARVTAPVAASLRAALDWIGADEALVLQAGFHDSALALTCPVAHEGGLAPAGAVLATVEGSLGPESDGRWTLRVPLHVERPSFLLVRIGHVPAAIPWHSVARLRMHSPAEWSAAPEPVLAPLATPSGGEDERPGALVALGLTRAWLVADRIVWRIAAHAEPAEERGPFGAATRAVRVESGELYWVLEPAWLLRTTVPIAVAPPAPRPRPGVVSAPGPEVQMAAAQAAALANAPRVRAGAPPAGGAAGEAHSLADAVARAIDLLRGEREAAAASAPPPRVVEPSLTVLRPEDVTPLDGSPEPGSDVVATADPTNDAPAPGTVNAESPASVAERPGAAAAPANTTEEPSAAAAPSPDGGELPPAAPVAASPAAGDVAASASAAPAAGVVAAAPAGDAESERPSRRMSMPGRRALVADDSLVARIFLARLLERRGFFVELVGDGESMWHALSRGPWSLVCADATMPDSHGRGHVERLLDFRGACREPFRLILLTRDAGEEREAASAGATLCLRKPFDAETLDDLLSR; from the coding sequence GTGAACGCGCCCGGGCCCGGAACCCGGCGCGCCGCCGACCCGGCCGAGGGCGAGATCGCCCGCGGCCTGGTCGAGGCGCTGCGCCGCGCGCTCGAACCGGACGCGCCGGCGCGGGCGCGCGCGGTCGCGCGCGGCATCGCGCAGGTGCTCGGGCTCGAGGGACTCGATCAGGCGCTTCACGAGCTGGGCCGCGAGGTCGTGGGCGAGCGTCCGACGGATCTCGCGCACGTCGAAGCGCGCCTGACGCGCCTCGCCGACGAGGCCGAGGCGGCGCAGTCCACGCAGCCGCTGCTCGCCGCCGAGACGGAACTGCAGGCGCTCGCGCGCGCGCTGCGCGACACCGAATGGGCCGGCGAGGGCGCGGACGCCGTGCCCGTCTATGCCGTCGCCGACGTGCTCACCGGGCTGCCGCTCGAGCCCGATGCCGACCTCGGCCGCGCCCGCGTCACCGCGCCCGTGGCCGCCTCGCTGCGCGCCGCGCTCGACTGGATCGGCGCCGACGAAGCGCTCGTCCTGCAGGCGGGCTTTCACGATTCGGCGCTGGCGCTGACCTGTCCGGTCGCGCACGAAGGCGGGCTCGCGCCCGCCGGCGCCGTGCTCGCGACCGTGGAAGGCAGCCTCGGGCCCGAGAGCGACGGGCGCTGGACGCTGCGCGTGCCGCTGCACGTCGAGCGGCCTTCCTTCCTGCTCGTGCGCATCGGCCACGTGCCGGCCGCGATTCCCTGGCACTCGGTCGCGCGCCTGCGCATGCACTCGCCGGCCGAGTGGTCGGCCGCGCCCGAGCCCGTGCTGGCTCCGCTGGCCACGCCGTCCGGCGGCGAGGACGAACGTCCGGGCGCGCTCGTGGCGCTGGGGCTCACGCGCGCGTGGCTGGTCGCCGACCGCATCGTCTGGCGCATCGCCGCCCACGCCGAGCCGGCGGAGGAACGCGGACCCTTCGGCGCCGCGACGCGCGCCGTGCGGGTCGAGAGCGGCGAGCTCTACTGGGTGCTGGAGCCCGCATGGCTGCTGCGCACCACGGTCCCGATCGCCGTCGCCCCGCCCGCGCCGCGCCCGCGCCCCGGAGTCGTTTCCGCGCCGGGCCCCGAGGTGCAGATGGCCGCCGCGCAGGCCGCGGCGCTGGCCAACGCGCCGCGCGTGCGTGCCGGCGCGCCGCCCGCAGGCGGCGCGGCGGGCGAGGCTCACTCGCTCGCCGACGCGGTCGCGCGGGCCATTGATCTGCTGCGCGGCGAGCGCGAGGCCGCCGCGGCTTCGGCGCCGCCGCCACGAGTCGTCGAGCCCAGCCTGACCGTGCTGCGGCCCGAGGACGTGACGCCGCTCGACGGGTCGCCGGAGCCGGGGTCCGATGTCGTGGCGACCGCAGATCCGACGAACGACGCTCCGGCGCCGGGCACGGTGAACGCAGAATCACCGGCGAGCGTCGCGGAGCGGCCCGGGGCTGCCGCCGCGCCCGCGAACACCACCGAAGAGCCCTCCGCTGCCGCGGCGCCCTCGCCGGATGGCGGCGAGCTCCCGCCGGCCGCGCCCGTCGCCGCCTCGCCTGCAGCGGGCGACGTCGCCGCGTCCGCCTCCGCCGCGCCCGCCGCGGGCGTGGTCGCGGCGGCCCCCGCCGGCGACGCGGAGAGCGAGCGGCCCTCGCGGCGCATGTCCATGCCCGGCCGCCGCGCGCTGGTCGCCGACGACTCGCTCGTCGCGCGCATCTTCCTCGCCCGGCTGCTCGAGCGCCGCGGCTTCTTCGTCGAGCTGGTGGGCGACGGCGAGAGCATGTGGCACGCGCTCAGCCGCGGGCCCTGGTCACTCGTCTGCGCCGACGCGACCATGCCCGACTCGCACGGACGCGGGCACGTCGAGCGGCTGCTCGACTTCCGCGGCGCCTGCCGCGAGCCCTTCCGGCTCATCCTGCTCACCCGCGACGCCGGCGAGGAACGCGAGGCGGCGTCCGCCGGCGCCACGCTGTGCCTTCGCAAGCCTTTCGACGCCGAAACGCTCGACGATCTGCTCTCCCGCTGA
- a CDS encoding LemA family protein: MRGALIAVIVVVAVLLLGGGCVAGNYNQLVRAKAEVDNRWAQVDNQLKRRGDLIGNLVNSVKGGMIQEQEVFGRIADARAAMSGAKTPQQSIDAARGMDSAIGRLLVVIENYPNLKSLDVVQQLMTEISGTENRLATERMRYNDQVKEYNVLVRSFPMNLFAGFFRYEPAIPYPVAEADKATPKVDFSDVRGGAAAPGAPATGTPAPAGGTTK; encoded by the coding sequence ATGCGTGGTGCATTGATCGCGGTGATCGTGGTCGTGGCCGTCCTGCTGCTCGGCGGCGGCTGCGTGGCGGGCAACTACAACCAGCTCGTGCGCGCCAAGGCCGAGGTGGACAACCGCTGGGCGCAGGTGGACAACCAGCTCAAGCGGCGCGGCGACCTGATCGGCAACCTGGTGAACTCGGTCAAGGGCGGCATGATCCAGGAGCAGGAGGTGTTCGGGCGCATCGCCGACGCGCGCGCGGCGATGTCGGGCGCGAAGACGCCGCAACAGTCCATTGACGCGGCGCGCGGCATGGATTCGGCGATCGGCCGCCTGCTGGTCGTGATCGAGAACTACCCGAACCTGAAGAGCCTCGACGTCGTCCAGCAGCTGATGACCGAGATTTCGGGCACCGAGAACCGCCTCGCCACCGAACGCATGCGCTACAACGACCAGGTGAAGGAGTACAACGTGCTCGTTCGCAGCTTCCCAATGAACCTGTTCGCCGGTTTCTTCCGCTACGAGCCGGCGATTCCCTATCCGGTCGCCGAAGCCGACAAGGCGACGCCGAAGGTGGACTTCTCCGACGTGCGCGGCGGCGCGGCGGCGCCGGGCGCACCCGCGACCGGAACGCCCGCGCCCGCGGGCGGCACGACGAAGTAG
- a CDS encoding response regulator, translating into MTPLPPLATARRIPAPLVLVADDDARVLELLRIALANQHWRVVAAADGNEAIRLARAERPDVAVLDVRMPGKGGLEVCDWLRHDPEDPHVPVVLVSVHGDTEARIDGLSRGADDFLPKPFSPKELIARVQRLLVREGEARIQRRRSGELERELVRAQVEARRAQADARREQRLRALAFGAGRELARVLDADDLAERVLALAHRMLGCGMLALLAPDPDHDPAVSFTVRASRGEPGATRARARIAAGGELAQLLTGLGRPITRADLERFAEVREELAPLSAFGAALLAPLRSGAGLEAVLVADERPDGAAFTADDLESFGALCDLAATALQNANRFRAAQDRALELVAERATPRERDRLAAAEAGALAERAARELALPARERALVRHAVALGSWGWSAPGRAAIEDLRRDDPTRRLALLQELVDSGESLDAGNGAPIEERHAMLVTAVCVRYAMMRASGRSPIESRTTALAWTGACLDGLVSEALARAFGESPAAAVSAGHRAA; encoded by the coding sequence GTGACCCCGCTTCCCCCACTCGCCACCGCCCGCCGCATCCCCGCCCCGCTGGTGCTCGTCGCCGACGACGACGCGCGCGTGCTCGAACTGCTGCGCATCGCGCTCGCGAACCAGCACTGGCGCGTCGTCGCGGCGGCCGACGGCAACGAAGCCATCCGGCTCGCGCGCGCCGAGCGCCCCGACGTCGCCGTGCTCGACGTGCGCATGCCCGGCAAGGGCGGTCTCGAAGTCTGCGACTGGCTGCGCCACGACCCCGAGGACCCGCATGTGCCGGTCGTGCTCGTGTCGGTCCACGGCGACACCGAGGCGCGCATTGACGGGCTCTCGCGCGGGGCCGACGACTTCCTGCCCAAGCCCTTCTCGCCGAAGGAACTGATCGCGCGCGTGCAGCGGTTGCTCGTGCGCGAGGGCGAGGCGCGCATCCAGCGCCGCCGCAGCGGCGAGCTCGAGCGCGAGCTGGTGCGCGCGCAGGTCGAGGCGCGCCGCGCGCAGGCCGATGCCCGGCGCGAGCAGCGACTGCGGGCGCTGGCGTTCGGAGCCGGGCGCGAGCTGGCCCGCGTGCTCGACGCGGACGACCTCGCCGAACGCGTGCTGGCGCTCGCGCACCGCATGCTCGGCTGCGGCATGCTGGCGCTGCTGGCGCCCGATCCCGACCACGACCCGGCGGTGTCCTTCACGGTCCGCGCGAGTCGCGGCGAGCCCGGGGCGACGCGCGCGCGCGCGCGGATCGCCGCCGGCGGCGAGCTGGCGCAATTGCTCACCGGCCTCGGCCGGCCGATCACGCGGGCCGACCTCGAGCGCTTCGCCGAGGTCCGCGAGGAGCTGGCCCCGCTCTCGGCCTTCGGCGCGGCCCTGCTCGCGCCGCTGCGCTCGGGCGCCGGCCTCGAGGCCGTGCTCGTCGCCGACGAGCGGCCCGATGGCGCCGCCTTCACCGCCGACGATCTCGAATCGTTCGGGGCGCTCTGCGATCTCGCGGCCACCGCGCTGCAGAACGCCAACCGCTTCCGTGCGGCGCAGGACCGCGCGCTCGAGCTGGTCGCCGAGCGCGCGACCCCGCGCGAGCGGGACCGGCTCGCGGCGGCCGAGGCGGGCGCCCTGGCCGAACGCGCCGCGCGCGAGCTGGCGCTGCCGGCGCGCGAGCGCGCGCTGGTGCGACACGCCGTCGCGCTCGGCTCGTGGGGCTGGAGCGCTCCCGGGCGCGCGGCGATCGAGGACCTGCGCCGCGACGATCCGACCCGGCGGCTGGCGCTGCTGCAGGAGCTGGTGGACTCGGGCGAGTCGCTCGACGCGGGCAACGGGGCGCCGATCGAGGAGCGTCACGCCATGCTGGTGACCGCGGTGTGCGTCCGCTACGCGATGATGCGCGCCTCGGGCCGCAGCCCGATCGAGAGTCGCACGACCGCGCTGGCGTGGACGGGCGCGTGCCTCGACGGCCTCGTGAGCGAGGCGCTCGCGCGGGCGTTCGGCGAAAGCCCCGCGGCCGCGGTTTCGGCGGGCCACCGCGCGGCCTGA
- a CDS encoding 2-oxoacid:acceptor oxidoreductase subunit alpha, whose protein sequence is MREERARGPGAHVKAVVNDFSIHVATVNGSGSQTANNILLRSILQMGVPVSGKNLFPSNIAGLPTWFTIRVSEKGYVARVAHNDVLVVMNPETAAADVAAMGPGTLIVVNDSIKVPEPPADRIVYRVPMTKLMEPITNDVKLRRLVANMIYVGVVGGLTGIDPAEVEKALAAQLGRKPKAMALNLAAVRAGYGFAAANAPAAPVRFRIERRDLTRNQLLMDGNMAAALGAMFGGVTVVSWYPITPSSSLVESLIGLLEKHRHDPKTGRATFGVVQAEDEIAAIGMVLGAGWAGARAMTATSGPGISLMSEFFGYGYYAEIPGVVWDVQRVGPSTGLPTRTAQGDLSFAYGLGHGDTAYPVLLPGSVAECFEFGGRAFDFSERLQCPLLVLSDLDLGMNNWMTAPFEYPAAPFDRGKVLDDAALETVAKFERYRDVDGDGIPYRTLPGVKNHKGIYFTRGSGHDEAARYTESPEVYVRNMDRLKKKMETARTLLPAPEVREAQGAEVGLIAYGTSHWAVIEALDQLAAAGVKASYLRVRALPLHPEVHAFARRHPRVYVIEQNRDAQLTERLRAELPERAAALRPVLHYSGLPLDARSVTDGVLAHEGVPAAAISEGASR, encoded by the coding sequence ATCCGTGAGGAGCGGGCCCGCGGGCCCGGCGCGCACGTGAAAGCCGTCGTCAACGATTTCAGCATCCACGTCGCCACCGTCAACGGTTCCGGCAGCCAGACCGCCAACAACATCCTGCTGCGCTCGATCCTGCAGATGGGCGTGCCGGTGAGCGGCAAGAACCTGTTCCCGTCGAACATCGCCGGCCTGCCGACGTGGTTCACGATCCGCGTGAGCGAGAAGGGTTACGTCGCGCGCGTCGCGCACAACGACGTGCTGGTCGTGATGAACCCCGAGACGGCGGCCGCCGACGTGGCGGCGATGGGGCCGGGCACGTTGATCGTGGTGAACGACTCGATCAAGGTGCCCGAACCGCCGGCCGACCGGATCGTCTACCGGGTGCCGATGACGAAGCTGATGGAGCCGATCACGAACGACGTGAAGCTCCGCCGTCTGGTCGCGAACATGATCTACGTCGGCGTCGTCGGCGGCCTGACGGGGATCGATCCGGCCGAGGTCGAGAAGGCGCTCGCCGCGCAGCTCGGCCGCAAGCCGAAGGCCATGGCGCTCAACCTGGCGGCGGTGCGCGCCGGCTACGGGTTCGCGGCGGCGAACGCGCCGGCCGCTCCGGTGCGCTTCCGCATCGAGCGCCGCGACCTGACGCGCAACCAGCTGCTCATGGACGGCAACATGGCGGCGGCGCTGGGCGCGATGTTCGGCGGCGTCACGGTCGTGAGCTGGTACCCGATCACGCCGTCCTCGTCGCTCGTCGAGTCGCTGATCGGCCTGCTCGAGAAGCACCGCCACGATCCGAAGACCGGCCGCGCGACGTTCGGCGTCGTGCAGGCCGAGGACGAGATCGCGGCGATCGGCATGGTGCTCGGCGCCGGCTGGGCGGGCGCGCGCGCGATGACCGCCACCAGCGGCCCCGGCATCTCGCTGATGTCCGAGTTCTTCGGCTACGGCTACTACGCCGAGATCCCCGGCGTCGTCTGGGACGTGCAGCGCGTCGGACCCAGCACCGGCCTGCCGACGCGCACGGCGCAGGGCGACCTGTCGTTCGCCTACGGGCTCGGGCACGGCGACACGGCCTATCCGGTGCTGCTGCCGGGTTCGGTCGCGGAGTGCTTCGAGTTCGGCGGCCGGGCGTTCGACTTCTCCGAGCGGCTGCAGTGCCCGCTGCTGGTGCTGAGCGACCTCGATCTCGGCATGAACAACTGGATGACCGCGCCGTTCGAGTACCCGGCGGCGCCGTTCGACCGCGGCAAGGTGCTCGACGACGCGGCGCTCGAGACGGTCGCGAAGTTCGAACGCTACCGCGACGTGGACGGCGACGGCATCCCGTACCGCACGCTGCCGGGCGTGAAGAACCACAAGGGCATCTACTTCACGCGCGGCTCGGGCCACGACGAGGCGGCGCGCTACACCGAGAGCCCCGAGGTGTACGTGCGCAACATGGACCGGCTGAAGAAGAAGATGGAAACGGCCCGCACGCTGCTGCCGGCGCCGGAGGTTCGCGAGGCGCAGGGCGCCGAGGTCGGCCTCATCGCCTACGGCACCTCGCACTGGGCGGTGATCGAGGCGCTGGACCAGCTCGCGGCCGCCGGCGTGAAGGCGTCCTACCTGCGGGTGCGGGCGCTGCCGCTGCACCCCGAGGTGCACGCGTTCGCGCGCCGGCACCCGCGCGTGTACGTGATCGAGCAGAACCGCGACGCGCAGCTCACCGAGCGGCTGCGCGCCGAACTCCCGGAGCGCGCGGCGGCCCTGCGCCCGGTGCTGCACTACTCCGGCCTGCCGCTCGACGCGCGCAGCGTCACCGACGGCGTGCTCGCCCACGAAGGCGTGCCGGCGGCCGCGATCAGCGAAGGAGCCTCACGATGA